The Etheostoma spectabile isolate EspeVRDwgs_2016 unplaced genomic scaffold, UIUC_Espe_1.0 scaffold00004053, whole genome shotgun sequence region CATTAGATAACACCCTTACCCTgtctgtgggacagcttgtagaGTACGTCCAGCTCCAGAGGGGCACCGGCAGCACATGGTCCTGGAAGAGCTTTTGCAGAGCAGACAGGtccactttaaaagaaaagaagaaaaaaaaaaaaaaaaaacctctgtcgGGTCAAAGTCATAGGGGCAAAGCGTCAAGTCCCGGACATGCACCAGGTAAGAGAGCGCCCTGCTGGTAAGGGAAGCCTTGGAGTCTGGGTGGCTCAAGCCGCAAGTGACCAGCACTGCACTGCCCTGATGTTTGAAAGGATGGTTGCAATGGATGGGCGTACATCTGTAGGAAGGTTGTCCTGCCCGTCTTCGACAGCACGCTCGCAATGGCCTGGCCCACGTCCATACTCTCGGTGGGACGCAGGGTTGGTGGTGGGTTGCTTCTGGACAGTGGGGGGTCATGTCCTTCTCTGGCAGGTGGTTGAAGGGTCGGAAAAACTCTCAGTTACCTCATTTAGCAGTTCGGCCGCAAGTGTGCCATACAAGCTTGGATTTTTCAGGCTGAAGTCCGGCTCTGTCAGGCTGCTGGGGACGGCGTAGAGCGTCAGGACGTAGCCGCCTTCAAcgtttgatattttgtggcccaggCAATTTCTAAGTGCCGCCACGCCTTCTGGGCTGCAGCGTGGCAACCACACGGGACAGGTTCAAATAGATCTCTGCAACCATGCCCCTCGTGTGACGCAACTGGATCATGACGCCGTCGACATCAAACGTATACCGGACGCAGTGGGGATTGGCGAGGCTGGTGCAGGGTGCGGTCCAGTGAAAGTCGGCATGAAGgaattggccaaagtctctgtGATTGCCGACCTCCCTCAGGAGAGCTTTGGTGTTGTCTGAGGCCACGGGGGTGAAGTCTGCGTCCGGTGCGGGGCAGAGAATTGGCGAGGCGCCGGGCCGACATCGTCTCAATCTGCCACCTTTCTccccaagaagaaaagaagaacgttaaattcatcgacaaataggagagaatttaatgatgtagtccaaacgcatttatttaaaagtactttaccagtttattacaattgcaggaggcccaccttcatatttatttcaatgcaaagagacccgggttgcaggtgtggaactctttaatgctagaaagtgtcattttgcgctccaatcagcttcaaacttaacCAGATGACTAACGCTAAATCAGGCGAGTACCACCCATGTGTAGAGTGAAGAAACGGATGACGGACTCCACCCCATAGTTGGAaaagatcaaggtttttttcaaccatttaacaaggaaaatgaaaaggtgcgaatgaactgaaaatgactcacttttggttctctgggtctgtctgaaggagcccctcttcctcctctctcctcctcctcctcctcctcctcctcctcctcctgttcccctAGTACGGCGTCGgcgtctttttcccctcctcctgctcctcctcctcctcctaacaacaggtgaaacacagaGCAAGTTACACAatgtaacttgtgtgtgtgtgtgtgtgtgtgtgtgtgtgcgcgcgcgcgcgtgcgtgcgtgcgtgcttagacttggacttctttgtattgaaatttccagcagcacttttagcaagagaaaaagaaatgaaaaaatagaaaaagacagtataaagacaacaaataacaataataacaaatataagaacatttgtcaaataaacaaagaaaagaccatcaactatcattaaagtgtcagtgttgagtccagtactgaagtgataaagtgaccaggtgtgaattgaagtccaggtgtgcatgtatgtatgtctgtgtgtgtactgtgtgtatgtctactgtgtgtatgtatgtgtactgtgtgtgtgtatgtgtactgtgtgtgtgtatctatgtatgtgtactgtatgtttgcatgtatgtatgtatgtatgtatgtatgtatttattgtgtgtgtgtgtgtgtgtgtgtgtgtatgtatgtctgtgtgtgtactgtgtgtatgtctactgtgtgtatgtatgtgtactgtgtgtgtgtatgtgtactgtgtgtgtgtatgtgtgtatctatgtatgtgtactgtatgtttgcatgtatgtatgtatgcatgtatgtatggtgtgtgtgtgtgtgtgtgtgtgtgtgtgtgtgtgtgtgtgtgtgtgtgtgtgtgtctctcactcactcacacacactccctccctaggcccagtaactggctctgggtctgacctttgacctccatggctagaggcctccactctaagccccaataaccaggactgaggctgggataacaccctccagcacccacatgctccctgctgaggcccagtaactggctctgagtctgacctctgacctccagggctctcagcctgctccataaggcccaaaaagatgcaaatgggtgcaaactggctaaaacaaccctctcctggccctaaccgtaacccgcacagacttgtgctcggcaccactggaaagccagtaagtgcttttgggggggtgcgtctaactgcctcgcctctggcacctccacgtcaaaagttacaggccagagaaaaagtgcccccggggtgcacttctgcttcaaccccttatcctaaccctaaccctaaccctaacccctgaccctaacccccctgaccctaacccccctgaccctaacccctgaccctaacccccctgaccctaacccctgaccctaacccccctgaccctaacccctgaccctaacccctgaccctaacccccgaccctaaccccctgaccctaacccctgaccctaaccctccgaccctaacccctgaccctaacccctaaccctaaccctaacccccctgaccctaacccctaaccctaacccctgaccctaaccctccgaccctaacccctgaccctaacccctgaccctaacccctaaccctaacccccctgaccctaacccctgaccctaacccctgaccctaacccctgaccctaacccctgaccctaacccctgaccctaacccctgaccctaacccctaaccctctcctcctgctcctcctcctcctcctaacaacaggtgaaacacatcagggagaaaacacagagcagagagtagaacgagacgtttgaaactgtcgtctgagctccagttagcctaaaaatccagaggaatgtcagacccacatttaagcTATGAATTAGTTCTAaagatgcagaaatacacctaTGCCCATTGATCCATTAGATAACACCCTTACCCTgtctgtgggacagcttgtagaGTACGTCCAGCTCCAGAGGGGCACCGGCAGCACATGGTCCTGGAAGAGCTTTTGCAGAGCAGACAGGtccactttaaaagaaaagaagaaaaaaaaaaaaaaaaacctctgtcgGGTCAAAGTCATAGGGGCAAAGCGTCAAGTCCCGGACATGCACCAGGTAAGAGAGCGCCCTGCTGGTAAGGGAAGCCTTGGAGTCTGGGTGGCTCAAGCCGCAAGTGACCAGCACTGCACTGCCCTGATGTTTGAAAGGATGGTTGCAATGGATGGGCGTACATCTGTAGGAAGGTTGTCCTGCCCGTCTTCGACAGCACGCTCGCAATGGCCTGGCCCACGTCCATACTCTCGGTGGGACGCAGGGTTGGTGGTGGGTTGCTTCTGGACAGTGGGGCGGGTCATGTCCTTCTCTGGCAGGTGGTTGAAGGGTCGGAAAAACTCTCAGTTACCTCATTTAGCAGTTCGGCCGCAAGTGTGCCATACAAGCTTGGATTTTTCAGGCTGAAGTCCGGCTCTGTCAGGCTGCTGGGGACGGCGTAGAGCGTCAGGACGTAGCCGCCTTCAAcgtttgatattttgtggcccaggCAATTTCTAAGTGCCGCCACGCCTTCTGGGCTGCAGCGTGGCAACCACACGGGACAGGTTCAAATAGATCTCTGCAACCATGCCCCTCGTGTGACGCAACTGGATCATGACGCCGTCGACATCAAACGTATACCGGACGCAGTGGGGATTGGCGAGGCTGGTGCAGGGTGCGGTCCAGTGAAAGTCGGCATGAAGgaattggccaaagtctctgtGATTGCCGACCTCCCTCAGGAGAGCTTTGGTGTTGTCTGAGGCCACGGGGGTGAAGTCTGCGTCCGGTGCGGGGCAGAGAATTGGCGAGGCGCCGGGCCGACATCGTCTCAATCTGCCACCTTTCTccccaagaagaaaagaagaacgttaaattcatcgacaaataggagagaatttaatgatgtagtccaaacgcatttatttaaaagtactttaccagtttattacaattgcaggaggcccaccttcatatttatttcaatgcaaagagacccgggttgcaggtgtggaactctttaatgctagaaagtgtcattttgcgctccaatcagcttcaaacttaacCAGATGACTAACGCTAAATCAGGCGAGTACCACCCATGTGTAGAGTGAAGAAACGGATGACGGACTCCACCCCATAGTTGGAaaagatcaaggtttttttcaaccatttaacaaggaaaatgaaaaggtgcgaatgaactgaaaatgactcacttttggttctctgggtctgtctgaaggagcccctcttcctcctctctcctcctcctcctcctcctcctcctcctcct contains the following coding sequences:
- the LOC116676927 gene encoding uncharacterized protein LOC116676927; translation: MTRPTVQKQPTTNPASHREYGRGPGHCERAVEDGQDNLPTDWTCLLCKSSSRTMCCRCPSGAGRTLQAVPQTGSRRRGKRRRRRTRGTGGGGGGGGGGGERRKRGSFRQTQRTKSGRLRRCRPGASPILCPAPDADFTPVASDNTKALLREVGNHRDFGQFLHADFHWTAPCTSLANPHCVRYTFDVDGVMIQLRHTRGMVAEIYLNLSRVVATLQPRRRGGT
- the LOC116676926 gene encoding uncharacterized protein LOC116676926 isoform X1, producing MCCRCPSGAGRTLQAVPQTGTFILAARGSGHAAGPRGAISVSHRKSEGGEPHEAAAAAFHRGDLDLRESRSGEDGGRGGSKPQAQTGPRTELDVLYKLSHRRRRRRSRRRGKRRRRRTRGTGGGGGGGGGGGERRKRGSFRQTQRTKSGRLRRCRPGASPILCPAPDADFTPVASDNTKALLREVGNHRDFGQFLHADFHWTAPCTSLANPHCVRYTFDVDGVMIQLRHTRGMVAEIYLNLSRVVATLQPRRRGGT
- the LOC116676926 gene encoding uncharacterized protein LOC116676926 isoform X3 yields the protein MRQQQLRFTEEISIFERAGQERMEGEEAPSHRPRLGPELSWTYSTSCPTDESRSGEDGGRGGSKPQAQTGPRTELDVLYKLSHRRRRRSRRRGKRRRRRTRGTGGGGGGGGGGGERRKRGSFRQTQRTKSGRLRRCRPGASPILCPAPDADFTPVASDNTKALLREVGNHRDFGQFLHADFHWTAPCTSLANPHCVRYTFDVDGVMIQLRHTRGMVAEIYLNLSRVVATLQPRRRGGT
- the LOC116676926 gene encoding uncharacterized protein LOC116676926 isoform X2, with product MCCRCPSGAGRTLQAVPQTGTFILAARGSGHAAGPRGAISVSHRKSEGGEPHEAAAAAFHRGDLDLRESRSGEDGGRGGSKPQAQTGPRTELDVLYKLSHRRRRRSRRRGKRRRRRTRGTGGGGGGGGGGGERRKRGSFRQTQRTKSGRLRRCRPGASPILCPAPDADFTPVASDNTKALLREVGNHRDFGQFLHADFHWTAPCTSLANPHCVRYTFDVDGVMIQLRHTRGMVAEIYLNLSRVVATLQPRRRGGT